A region from the Lysobacter antibioticus genome encodes:
- a CDS encoding RNA methyltransferase translates to MNPDLRNEAAPPEAPDPINSPAGSPSHPQPDPAREGSPAATAQDPAAAHTRIVLVGTQHPGNIGSAARAMKTMGLSRLILVAPEKGLDRDAYAMAAGADDLLESAVIVPDLATAVADCHLVLGCTARSRRIALEELVPRDAAARVDALARGGGEVAVVFGRERTGLDNDELQLCHAAVHIPANPDYSSLNLGAAVQVLSYELRMAALAAAQAGGGAERRDPPASHAQLEGFFSQLGEALDAIDFHKGRAPESAMRKLRRLFLRADLDEREVRLLRGVLADVERMAMLAGQRG, encoded by the coding sequence ATGAACCCCGATCTCCGCAATGAAGCGGCGCCCCCCGAGGCGCCCGATCCGATCAATTCCCCGGCCGGCTCCCCGAGCCATCCGCAGCCGGACCCGGCCCGCGAGGGCAGCCCCGCAGCCACGGCGCAGGACCCGGCCGCCGCCCACACCCGCATCGTCCTGGTCGGCACCCAGCACCCCGGCAATATCGGCTCGGCGGCGCGGGCGATGAAGACCATGGGCCTGAGCCGGCTGATCCTGGTCGCGCCCGAGAAGGGCCTGGACCGCGACGCCTACGCGATGGCCGCCGGTGCCGACGACCTGCTCGAATCGGCGGTGATCGTGCCCGATCTGGCCACGGCGGTCGCCGACTGCCACCTGGTCCTGGGCTGCACCGCGCGCAGTCGCCGCATCGCCCTGGAAGAACTGGTGCCGCGCGACGCCGCGGCGCGGGTCGACGCGCTGGCCCGCGGCGGCGGCGAAGTCGCGGTGGTGTTCGGCCGCGAGCGCACCGGCCTGGACAACGACGAACTGCAGCTCTGCCACGCCGCCGTGCACATCCCGGCTAACCCCGACTACAGCTCCTTGAACCTCGGCGCGGCGGTGCAGGTGCTCAGCTACGAGCTGCGCATGGCCGCGCTGGCCGCGGCCCAGGCCGGCGGCGGCGCGGAACGGCGCGACCCGCCGGCCTCGCACGCGCAGCTGGAGGGTTTCTTCAGCCAGCTCGGCGAGGCCCTGGACGCGATCGACTTCCACAAGGGCCGCGCGCCCGAGTCGGCCATGCGCAAGCTGCGCCGGCTGTTCCTGCGCGCCGACCTGGACGAGCGCGAAGTGCGTCTGCTGCGCGGCGTGTTGGCCGATGTCGAGCGCATGGCGATGCTGGCCGGGCAGCGCGGCTGA
- a CDS encoding inositol monophosphatase family protein yields the protein MQKPAVTLMVKAARAAGNVLLRHMHRLDALNIVEKDRMDYASEVDNLAEAEIIKEFRRATPDYAILGEESGPIGQARFTWVIDPLDGTSNYLHGIPHFCVSIALCENGEPIHGVIFDPLRNDLFTTSRGSGTQLNEKRVRIAERKDLNGAMLITGFPPRERARTSAHLKCLDNLLVDAEDVRRTGSAALDLAYVACGRADAYFEAGVKPWDIAAGALMVREAGGKISDFKGRSTGPMDNRGLAPRQIIAGNLKIADALQHRIVNTGYAAAFD from the coding sequence ATGCAGAAACCCGCCGTCACCCTCATGGTCAAGGCCGCCCGCGCCGCCGGTAACGTGTTGCTCCGCCACATGCACCGGCTGGATGCGCTGAACATCGTCGAGAAGGACCGCATGGACTACGCGAGCGAGGTCGACAACCTCGCCGAAGCGGAAATCATCAAGGAATTCCGCCGCGCCACCCCCGACTACGCCATCCTCGGCGAGGAAAGCGGCCCGATCGGCCAGGCCCGTTTCACCTGGGTCATCGACCCGCTCGACGGCACCAGCAACTACCTGCACGGCATCCCGCATTTCTGCGTGTCGATCGCCCTGTGCGAGAACGGCGAACCGATCCACGGCGTGATCTTCGACCCGCTGCGCAACGACCTGTTCACCACCAGCCGCGGCAGCGGCACCCAGCTCAACGAAAAGCGCGTGCGCATCGCCGAGCGCAAAGACCTCAACGGCGCGATGCTGATCACCGGCTTCCCGCCGCGCGAACGCGCGCGCACCAGCGCCCACCTCAAGTGCCTGGACAATCTGCTCGTCGATGCCGAGGACGTGCGCCGCACCGGTTCGGCCGCGCTCGACCTGGCCTACGTCGCCTGCGGCCGCGCCGACGCTTATTTCGAAGCCGGCGTGAAGCCCTGGGACATCGCCGCGGGCGCGCTGATGGTGCGCGAAGCCGGCGGCAAGATCTCCGACTTCAAGGGCCGCTCGACCGGGCCGATGGACAACCGCGGCCTGGCGCCGCGCCAGATCATCGCCGGCAACCTCAAGATCGCCGATGCCCTGCAGCACCGCATCGTCAACACCGGTTATGCGGCCGCGTTCGACTGA
- a CDS encoding class I SAM-dependent methyltransferase has translation METNQQQISDWNGPVGERWLTYNDWLDERTAAYGQAAFLAAAPQAGEAVLDIGCGAGATSFELARAVGSGGRVVGVDVSEPLVGRARERGKALGLPVEFCLADASRPLFAPHSFDLLYSRFGVMFFDDPVAAFAELRKTLRPGGRLAFACWKAPAENDWYGLPLRAIRGIVEQDVVDTDAPGPFAFSDPQRVVRVLGEAGFEAVELRPFEAPFYYGRGETREAMTEDALSQVFRVGPVARLLAAQSEQVRERATVAIRAALAEIATEQGIAVGGATWVATARAP, from the coding sequence GTGGAAACCAATCAACAACAGATCAGCGACTGGAACGGTCCGGTCGGCGAGCGCTGGCTGACCTATAACGACTGGCTCGACGAGCGCACCGCCGCTTATGGCCAAGCCGCGTTCTTGGCGGCCGCGCCGCAGGCCGGCGAGGCGGTGCTGGACATCGGCTGCGGGGCGGGGGCGACCTCGTTCGAGTTGGCGCGCGCGGTCGGCTCCGGAGGGCGGGTGGTCGGGGTGGACGTGTCCGAGCCCTTGGTCGGGCGGGCGCGGGAGCGTGGGAAGGCGCTGGGGCTGCCGGTCGAGTTCTGCCTCGCCGATGCCAGCCGGCCGTTGTTCGCGCCGCACAGTTTCGACCTGCTGTATTCGCGCTTCGGGGTGATGTTCTTCGACGATCCGGTGGCGGCGTTCGCGGAGTTGCGCAAGACGCTCAGGCCGGGCGGCCGGCTAGCGTTCGCCTGCTGGAAGGCGCCGGCGGAAAACGATTGGTATGGGCTGCCCTTGCGGGCGATCCGCGGCATCGTCGAGCAGGATGTCGTCGACACCGACGCGCCGGGGCCGTTCGCGTTCAGCGATCCGCAGCGGGTCGTGCGCGTGCTCGGCGAAGCCGGTTTCGAGGCGGTCGAGCTGCGGCCGTTCGAGGCGCCGTTCTATTACGGCCGTGGCGAAACCCGCGAGGCGATGACCGAGGATGCGTTGTCGCAGGTGTTCCGGGTCGGTCCGGTCGCGCGCTTGTTGGCGGCGCAGAGCGAGCAGGTGCGCGAGCGCGCGACGGTTGCGATCCGCGCAGCCTTGGCCGAGATCGCGACCGAACAGGGGATTGCGGTCGGCGGTGCGACCTGGGTGGCGACGGCGCGCGCGCCGTGA
- the secF gene encoding protein translocase subunit SecF — translation MKIFPLTLLPNDANINFMKLRWVSIAVAALIMFVAIGAMFTRNFNFALDFTGGNLVEVHLDKAIPLDQVRERLAVDGYDSAQVQTYGSGTELLIRLQPREGDASASATAHAAAAVMKAVSGEGNNAKILRNEFVGPQVGKELALNGLYALIFVIVGFLIYIAFRFEWKFAVAAIITTLHDVIVVAGWFAISGHEFDLTVLAGILSVMGYSINDTIVVFDRVRENFRSMRADPETILNKSINQTLSRTVITSFVAFLTVVALYIYGGGSLRGMAESQMLGIIIGTLSSIFVACPLLTLGILKVSKQDLLPKAKDEAALARRP, via the coding sequence ATGAAGATTTTCCCGCTGACCCTGCTGCCCAACGACGCCAACATCAACTTCATGAAGTTGCGTTGGGTGTCGATCGCGGTCGCCGCCCTGATCATGTTCGTCGCCATCGGCGCCATGTTCACCCGCAACTTCAACTTCGCCCTCGACTTCACCGGCGGCAACCTGGTCGAGGTGCACCTGGACAAGGCGATACCGCTGGACCAGGTGCGCGAGCGGCTGGCCGTCGACGGTTACGACAGCGCCCAGGTCCAGACCTACGGCTCGGGCACCGAGTTGTTGATCCGCCTGCAGCCGCGCGAAGGCGACGCCTCCGCGTCGGCCACCGCGCACGCCGCCGCCGCGGTGATGAAGGCGGTGTCGGGCGAAGGCAACAACGCCAAGATCCTGCGCAACGAGTTCGTCGGCCCGCAGGTCGGTAAGGAACTGGCTCTCAACGGCCTGTACGCGCTGATCTTCGTGATCGTCGGCTTCCTGATCTACATCGCGTTCCGCTTCGAATGGAAGTTCGCGGTCGCCGCGATCATCACCACCCTGCACGACGTGATCGTGGTCGCCGGCTGGTTCGCCATCAGCGGCCACGAGTTCGACCTGACCGTGCTGGCCGGCATCCTGTCGGTGATGGGCTACTCGATCAACGACACCATCGTGGTGTTCGACCGCGTCCGCGAGAACTTCCGCTCGATGCGCGCCGATCCGGAGACGATCCTCAACAAGTCGATCAACCAGACCCTGTCGCGTACCGTCATCACCTCGTTCGTGGCCTTCCTGACCGTGGTCGCCCTGTACATCTACGGCGGCGGTTCGCTGCGCGGCATGGCCGAATCGCAGATGCTCGGCATCATCATCGGCACCCTGTCGTCGATCTTCGTCGCCTGCCCGCTGTTGACCCTGGGCATACTGAAGGTCAGCAAGCAGGACTTGCTGCCGAAGGCCAAGGACGAAGCGGCCCTGGCTCGCCGTCCGTAA
- the secD gene encoding protein translocase subunit SecD encodes MLTFARWKYFAILVVLIFSVIYALPNAYPQDPSVQISAARPTGTQVDATLAKRVEGILAKAQISSKSILVENQGNLMVRLTDTDLQTRAADLLRPQLGSEYVVALSLAPTVPDWLQAFGAKPMPRGLDLQGGVHFTMQVDQDAALNKRLEAYVEDVRSTLRDSSVSYTSVVRRGNEAIVATLAAGANADKAQKQLRTAFPTLTQSLDGQTLTLEIPQSELQRISLDAIEQNLTTLRNRINAFGVAEPVIQRQGTDRIVIQLPGLQDTAEAKRRIGATATLEFRAVVGDEATAAAAVRDRNVPPDARVYYNEAKQPLLLSKRLLVSGDQLVNAIPSNDQQGQPSVSITLNAIGGQRMLNHTLENVGKRLGIVYVEQIPITQIVDGKEVRTTRSEERVISSSTIQGVFGKDFQTTGLSRDEANSLARDLKSGALAAPMTFVEERVVGPSLGAENVKRGTTAVMFSFIFALSFFLIYYRMFGLITCLALLLNLLMVVAVMSLPIVGATMSLPGFAGLALSVGMSVDANVLINERIREELRAGMPPQTAIATGYDKASGTIFDSNMTALLAGLALLMFGTGPLKGFAITMIVGILTSVFTAVTVSRGIATLIYGKRRKLKSIAI; translated from the coding sequence ATGCTGACCTTCGCGCGCTGGAAATACTTCGCCATCCTGGTCGTACTGATCTTCAGCGTGATTTATGCGCTGCCGAACGCTTATCCGCAGGATCCGTCCGTACAGATCTCCGCGGCCCGGCCGACCGGCACCCAGGTCGATGCCACCTTGGCCAAGCGCGTCGAAGGCATCCTCGCCAAGGCGCAGATTTCCTCGAAGTCGATCCTGGTCGAGAACCAGGGCAACCTGATGGTGCGCCTGACCGACACCGACCTGCAGACCCGCGCCGCCGACCTGCTGCGTCCGCAGCTCGGCAGCGAATATGTGGTGGCCCTGAGCCTGGCCCCGACCGTGCCGGACTGGCTGCAGGCGTTCGGCGCCAAGCCGATGCCGCGCGGCCTCGACTTGCAGGGCGGCGTCCACTTCACCATGCAGGTCGACCAGGACGCCGCGCTCAACAAGCGCCTTGAGGCCTACGTCGAAGACGTGCGTTCGACCCTGCGCGACAGCAGCGTCTCCTACACCTCGGTGGTGCGTCGCGGCAACGAGGCCATCGTCGCCACGCTCGCCGCCGGCGCGAATGCCGACAAGGCGCAGAAGCAGTTGCGCACGGCCTTCCCGACCCTGACCCAGAGCCTCGACGGCCAGACCCTGACCCTGGAGATTCCGCAGTCGGAGCTGCAGCGCATCTCGCTCGACGCGATCGAGCAGAACCTGACCACCTTGCGCAACCGCATCAACGCCTTCGGCGTCGCCGAGCCGGTGATCCAGCGCCAGGGCACCGACCGCATCGTGATCCAGCTGCCGGGCCTGCAGGACACCGCCGAAGCCAAGCGCCGCATCGGCGCCACCGCGACCCTCGAATTCCGCGCCGTGGTCGGCGACGAAGCCACCGCCGCGGCCGCCGTGCGCGACCGCAACGTGCCGCCGGACGCGCGCGTCTATTACAACGAAGCCAAGCAACCGCTGCTGCTCTCCAAGCGCCTGCTGGTTTCGGGCGACCAGCTGGTCAACGCGATTCCGAGCAACGACCAGCAGGGCCAGCCGAGCGTCAGCATCACGCTCAACGCCATCGGCGGCCAGCGCATGCTCAACCACACCCTGGAAAACGTCGGCAAGCGCCTGGGCATCGTCTACGTCGAACAGATCCCGATCACCCAGATCGTCGACGGCAAGGAAGTGCGCACCACCCGTTCGGAAGAGCGCGTGATCAGCTCCTCGACCATCCAGGGCGTGTTCGGCAAGGATTTCCAGACCACCGGCCTGAGCCGCGACGAAGCCAACAGCCTGGCCCGCGACCTCAAGTCCGGCGCCCTGGCCGCGCCGATGACCTTCGTCGAAGAGCGCGTGGTCGGCCCGAGCCTCGGCGCCGAGAACGTCAAGCGCGGCACCACCGCGGTGATGTTCTCCTTCATCTTCGCGCTGAGCTTCTTCCTGATCTATTACCGCATGTTCGGCCTGATCACCTGTCTGGCCCTGCTGCTCAACCTGCTGATGGTGGTCGCGGTGATGTCGCTGCCGATCGTCGGCGCGACCATGAGCCTGCCCGGCTTCGCCGGCCTGGCGCTGTCGGTCGGCATGTCGGTCGACGCCAACGTGCTCATCAACGAACGAATCCGGGAAGAGCTGCGAGCGGGCATGCCGCCGCAAACCGCGATCGCCACCGGTTACGACAAGGCCTCGGGCACGATCTTCGACTCCAACATGACCGCGTTGCTGGCGGGCCTGGCGTTGTTGATGTTCGGTACCGGCCCGCTCAAGGGCTTCGCGATCACCATGATCGTCGGCATCCTGACCTCGGTGTTCACCGCCGTGACCGTGTCGCGCGGCATCGCCACGCTGATCTACGGCAAGCGCCGCAAGCTCAAGTCCATCGCGATCTGA
- the yajC gene encoding preprotein translocase subunit YajC gives MNLLDLLIAPAYAQPAGAPAPGGFLGSAGGFVLPLILIGVMYFLIFRPQMKRAKEHRGMLEKLAKGDEVLTNGGIAGTVTDIGENFITVEIAANVRIRVQKGAIANVLPKGTLKSA, from the coding sequence ATGAATCTGCTCGACCTCCTGATCGCCCCCGCTTACGCCCAGCCCGCTGGCGCGCCCGCTCCGGGCGGCTTTCTCGGCAGCGCCGGCGGCTTCGTCCTGCCGCTGATCCTGATCGGCGTCATGTACTTCCTGATCTTCCGTCCGCAGATGAAGCGCGCCAAGGAACACCGCGGCATGCTCGAAAAGCTGGCCAAGGGCGACGAAGTGCTGACCAACGGCGGCATCGCCGGCACCGTGACCGACATCGGCGAGAACTTCATCACCGTCGAAATCGCCGCCAACGTGCGCATCCGCGTGCAGAAGGGCGCGATCGCCAACGTGTTGCCCAAGGGCACCTTGAAGTCGGCCTGA
- the tgt gene encoding tRNA guanosine(34) transglycosylase Tgt has product MSRMSFQLLGQDGAARRGRLTFPRGTVETPAFMPVGTYGSVKGIMPEHVRDLGAEIILGNTFHLYLRPGLDVIGDHGGLHGFARWNGPILTDSGGFQVFSLAHRRKITEQGVTFASPVDGSKVFLGPEESMNIQRVLDSDIVMIFDECTPYPATVEVARKSMELSLRWAERSKKAHEGNDAALFGIVQGGVHHELRTQSAAGLKGLGFDGYAIGGLAVGEPEAERNEMLEHTCPQLPEDRPRYLMGVGRPEDLVESVARGVDMFDCVMPTRNARNGHYFTPSGTVRVRNAKYERDLRPIEEGCDCYACSNGFSRAYLRHLDRCNEMLGPMLGTLHNLRYYQRLMAQMREAIEQGTFTAFRESFYAARA; this is encoded by the coding sequence ATGAGCCGCATGTCCTTCCAACTGCTCGGTCAAGACGGCGCCGCGCGCCGCGGCCGCCTGACCTTTCCGCGCGGCACGGTCGAAACACCGGCCTTCATGCCCGTAGGCACCTACGGCTCGGTCAAGGGCATCATGCCCGAGCACGTGCGCGACCTCGGCGCCGAGATCATCCTCGGCAACACCTTTCATCTGTATCTGCGCCCCGGCCTGGACGTGATCGGCGATCACGGCGGCCTGCACGGCTTCGCCCGCTGGAACGGCCCGATCCTGACCGACTCCGGCGGCTTCCAGGTGTTCTCGCTCGCGCACCGGCGCAAGATCACCGAGCAGGGCGTGACCTTCGCCTCGCCGGTCGACGGCAGCAAGGTCTTCCTCGGCCCGGAAGAGAGCATGAACATCCAGCGCGTGCTGGATTCGGACATCGTGATGATCTTCGACGAGTGCACGCCGTATCCGGCCACCGTCGAGGTGGCGCGCAAGTCGATGGAGCTGAGCCTGCGTTGGGCCGAGCGCTCCAAGAAAGCCCATGAAGGCAACGATGCGGCCTTGTTCGGCATCGTCCAGGGCGGCGTTCATCACGAGCTGCGCACCCAGTCGGCGGCCGGCCTGAAGGGGCTGGGCTTCGACGGCTATGCGATCGGCGGCCTCGCCGTCGGCGAGCCCGAGGCCGAGCGCAACGAGATGCTCGAACACACCTGCCCGCAGCTGCCCGAGGACCGTCCGCGCTATCTGATGGGCGTCGGTCGTCCCGAGGACCTGGTCGAATCGGTCGCGCGCGGCGTCGACATGTTCGATTGCGTGATGCCGACCCGCAACGCCCGCAACGGCCACTACTTCACCCCGAGCGGCACCGTGCGCGTGCGCAACGCCAAGTACGAGCGCGACCTGCGCCCGATCGAAGAGGGCTGCGACTGCTACGCCTGCAGCAACGGTTTCAGCCGCGCCTACCTGCGCCACCTGGACCGCTGCAACGAGATGCTCGGGCCGATGCTGGGCACCCTGCACAACCTGCGCTACTACCAGCGCCTGATGGCGCAGATGCGCGAGGCGATCGAGCAGGGAACCTTTACCGCCTTCCGGGAGTCTTTCTACGCCGCACGCGCCTAG
- the queA gene encoding tRNA preQ1(34) S-adenosylmethionine ribosyltransferase-isomerase QueA encodes MKKNDFHYELPPELIAQAPLAERSASRLLVVPPAPAPREDRVFRELPQLLQPGDLLVFNDTRVIPARLFGQKSTGGRVEILIERLLGGMEARAQIGVSKSPKAGARIALDAGGEAEVLDREGEFYRLRFHVPESLEQWLLHAGRLPLPPYIQREPGSDDQERYQTVFAREVGAVAAPTAGLHFDDALLAQLRERGVEFGHVTLHVGAGTFQPVRAESLDQHVMHSEWLNVGAGLVEQIRRTRAAGGRVIAVGTTVVRALESAIRHHSGVAGEESELQPFAGETRLFILPGYRIRSVDGLITNFHLPESTLLMLVSAFAGKDAVFAAYEHAIRERYRFFSYGDAMLLWPTAEV; translated from the coding sequence TTGAAGAAGAACGACTTCCATTACGAACTGCCGCCCGAGCTGATCGCCCAGGCGCCCTTGGCCGAGCGTTCCGCCAGCCGCCTGCTGGTGGTGCCGCCGGCGCCGGCGCCGCGCGAGGACCGCGTGTTCCGCGAGCTGCCGCAGTTGCTGCAGCCCGGCGACTTGCTGGTGTTCAACGACACCCGGGTGATCCCGGCGCGTCTGTTCGGCCAGAAGAGCACCGGCGGCCGGGTCGAGATCCTGATCGAGCGCCTGCTCGGCGGCATGGAGGCGCGCGCCCAGATCGGCGTCAGCAAATCGCCGAAGGCCGGCGCGCGCATCGCCCTCGACGCCGGTGGCGAAGCCGAGGTGCTGGATCGCGAGGGCGAGTTCTATCGCCTGCGCTTCCACGTGCCCGAGTCGCTCGAACAGTGGTTGCTGCATGCCGGCCGCCTGCCGTTGCCGCCGTACATCCAGCGCGAGCCCGGCAGCGACGACCAGGAGCGCTACCAGACCGTATTCGCGCGCGAAGTCGGCGCGGTGGCGGCGCCGACCGCCGGCCTGCATTTCGACGACGCCCTGCTGGCGCAGCTGCGCGAGCGCGGCGTCGAGTTCGGCCACGTCACCTTGCACGTCGGCGCCGGCACCTTCCAGCCGGTGCGCGCCGAGAGCCTCGACCAGCACGTCATGCACAGCGAGTGGCTCAACGTCGGTGCAGGCCTGGTCGAACAGATCCGCCGTACCCGCGCCGCCGGCGGCCGGGTGATCGCGGTCGGCACGACCGTGGTGCGCGCGCTGGAAAGCGCGATCCGCCACCACAGCGGCGTCGCGGGCGAGGAAAGCGAGTTGCAGCCGTTCGCCGGCGAGACACGCTTGTTCATCCTGCCCGGTTATCGCATCCGCTCGGTCGACGGCCTGATCACCAACTTCCATCTGCCGGAGAGCACCTTGCTGATGCTGGTCTCGGCCTTCGCCGGCAAGGACGCGGTGTTCGCCGCCTACGAGCACGCGATCCGCGAGCGCTATCGCTTCTTCTCCTACGGGGACGCCATGCTGCTGTGGCCAACCGCAGAGGTGTAG
- a CDS encoding response regulator transcription factor encodes MIRLLLAEDQALVRGALAALLNLEPDIEVVAEAGDGAAAWEAVKRVQPDLIMTDIEMPGMTGIDLAMRVRDSGMSTRVVIVTTFGRAGYLRRAMDAGVRGYLLKDAPAGQLAGALRQVHRGGRAIDPQLAVAAWSDEDPLTERERQVLRLAGEGLSTAEIGERLHLSQGTVRNYLSEAIGKLDSSNRIEAYRRARQNGWL; translated from the coding sequence ATGATTCGTCTGTTGCTCGCCGAAGATCAGGCCCTGGTGCGCGGCGCGCTGGCGGCGCTGTTGAACCTGGAACCCGACATCGAGGTCGTCGCCGAAGCCGGCGACGGCGCGGCGGCCTGGGAAGCGGTCAAGCGCGTCCAGCCCGACCTGATCATGACCGACATCGAAATGCCGGGCATGACCGGCATCGACCTGGCCATGCGCGTGCGCGATTCCGGCATGTCGACCCGGGTGGTGATCGTCACCACCTTCGGCCGCGCCGGTTACCTGCGCCGGGCGATGGACGCCGGCGTGCGCGGCTACCTGCTCAAGGACGCCCCGGCCGGGCAACTGGCCGGAGCCCTGCGCCAGGTGCACCGCGGCGGCCGCGCGATCGACCCGCAGCTCGCGGTTGCGGCCTGGAGCGACGAAGACCCGCTGACCGAGCGCGAGCGCCAGGTCCTGCGCCTGGCCGGCGAAGGCCTGTCGACCGCCGAGATCGGCGAGCGCCTGCACCTGAGCCAGGGCACCGTGCGCAATTACCTGTCCGAAGCGATCGGCAAGCTCGACAGTAGCAACCGCATCGAAGCCTATCGCCGCGCCCGGCAGAACGGCTGGTTGTAA
- a CDS encoding sensor histidine kinase: MRLPPPTMDAQDNLLGWHLASLLYLSFVFIPLFFWPRVPWWVVTAAVTSVVLFLPLYWAFYRSSSKLRLWLLLAVACIGYAVIPFGGGGGTYLIFASGMIASLLPLGRGIALAAVLFALLGVEFMLLVPKEAMPLSTFLINLLVGAIVFAGVVAARNRERRHAELRLTQDEVKRLASLAERERIGRDLHDLLGHTLSVVVLKSQLASRLLEHDTAAAHAQINEVERVAREALTQVREAVAGIRANGLQAELAAARLALLSGEISLDHKLATIDIPLNIEAALALALRESVTNVMRHARARRVDVELTQDPRGGIVLRIADDGRGGVSSEGHGLTGMRERLRAVGGTVEIESPNGAGTRLSLLVPREALVVARRLAAPAANSAPAATPALLERGIA; encoded by the coding sequence ATGCGCTTGCCGCCGCCCACGATGGATGCCCAAGACAACCTGCTCGGTTGGCACCTGGCTTCGTTGTTGTATCTGAGTTTCGTGTTCATCCCGCTGTTCTTCTGGCCGCGGGTGCCGTGGTGGGTGGTGACCGCGGCGGTGACCTCGGTGGTGTTGTTCCTGCCGCTGTACTGGGCTTTCTACCGCAGCAGCTCCAAGTTGCGCCTGTGGCTGCTGCTCGCGGTGGCCTGCATCGGTTATGCGGTGATCCCGTTCGGCGGAGGGGGCGGCACCTACCTGATCTTCGCCTCCGGCATGATCGCCAGCCTGCTGCCGCTGGGGCGCGGCATCGCCTTGGCGGCCGTGCTGTTCGCGCTGCTCGGCGTCGAGTTCATGCTGCTGGTGCCGAAGGAAGCGATGCCGCTGTCGACCTTCCTGATCAATCTGCTGGTCGGCGCGATCGTGTTCGCCGGCGTGGTTGCCGCGCGCAACCGCGAACGCCGCCATGCCGAGCTTCGCCTGACCCAGGACGAAGTGAAGCGCCTGGCCAGCCTGGCCGAACGCGAACGCATCGGCCGCGATCTGCACGATCTGCTCGGCCACACGTTGTCGGTGGTGGTGTTGAAATCGCAGCTCGCCTCGCGCCTGCTCGAACACGACACCGCCGCCGCGCACGCCCAGATCAACGAAGTCGAACGGGTCGCGCGCGAAGCCCTGACCCAGGTCCGCGAAGCCGTCGCCGGCATCCGCGCCAACGGCCTGCAGGCCGAACTCGCGGCGGCGCGGCTGGCCCTGCTGAGCGGCGAGATCAGCCTCGACCATAAGCTGGCGACCATCGACATCCCGCTCAACATCGAAGCCGCGCTGGCCCTGGCCCTGCGCGAATCGGTGACCAACGTGATGCGGCATGCGCGCGCGCGCCGGGTCGACGTCGAGCTGACCCAGGACCCGCGCGGCGGCATCGTGCTGCGGATCGCCGACGACGGCCGCGGCGGTGTGTCCAGCGAAGGCCACGGCCTGACCGGCATGCGCGAACGCTTGCGCGCGGTCGGCGGCACCGTCGAGATCGAAAGCCCGAACGGCGCCGGCACGCGCCTGAGCCTGCTGGTGCCGCGCGAGGCGTTGGTCGTCGCCCGCCGCCTGGCCGCGCCGGCGGCAAATTCCGCACCGGCGGCGACGCCGGCCCTGCTCGAACGAGGTATCGCATGA